CTAATATAATAAAGAAAGCGGGCATAACTCAGCAGGAAGAGTGCAAGCTTCCCAAGCTTGATGCCGCGGGTTCGATCCCCGTTGCCCGCTCCATCTTTTCCATAAAGGATCATTCAAATTATGTGGGAGAGTAGATCGTTGCCGGGGTTTAAGATTAAAAAACCCCAAGGAGAGAGATTTTCCTTGGGGTTTTTTAATCTTTCCACAATGGGGCCGAAGCGCTTTTTGCACCTTGTTTTGTCGCGCTGCGGGTCGCGACGCTTCGACGTACGTCTGTGTACGCCTGCGCGCCTCAACCCTTGCGCTTCGCGCAATCCATCAAAAATCGCTTCGGCCTGAAAACCTCGCACCATTACCTTGGCCTCATTTCTTTTTAATGAATTATTGATGCGGTGTTTAACTATATAAACAAAATAAACCAAAGAAACTAAATAAACAAAAAAAACGCCTCCGGTTGGCAACCCCTCGTGGCCTCGTCATGCATCAAAAATAGCTTCGGCTGTATATACAACAAAAAACGCTTGAACGAATTTTTTCACACTTTAGAGTTTTTATTTATAATTTACCACTTGACCACTCGACCCCTTGAATCCTTGACCCCTGACTTGCTATTGACATATGTGGTCAGTCTATTATGATCCGAGACTTGAAGACTGGCTGGAAACAATCCCGACAGACGTTAAGGCAAAGATACTGCGTATCGTTGATATGCTTGTGGAAGGGTTTTTTATTTCACATGGCACGGTGAAAAGATAATATTGCTTCACGGGTTCATGAAGAAAAGCATGAAAACTCCACACAGGGAAATTGATGTGGCCGTGCAGAGAATGATGGAGGTTATACGATGGCTAAAATAAAAGACTTTAGCGTTGTAAGAGAGAAATGGCTGAAGGATTACAAGGTCAAGAAGGAATATGAAGCCCTCAGAACAGAGTTCCAAATAGCGGCAGAGATTATAAAGGCGCGAACAAAAGCAAATATGACACAGGCTGAACTTGCGGATAAACTGGGAACCAAAGCGACTGCAATCTCGAGGCTTGAATCGCCAAATTATGGAAAGGTGTCCATTTCGACTCTTAAAAAGATTGCCCAGACCCTCGATTGTGATCTTAAAATAGAGTTTATGCCCAAGAAGATATCGCGAGCGAAGGGATGATCTTTTACAGCCAAGGAAGAAAGTATTCTTTTCCTTGGCTGTAAACGCATAAAGGGCTCGCATATTTTGCGCCTGACTTTGTCTACTTCAGGGCCGCACAATCCTCAATGCACTATAAATTTCACACTTTAGAGTTTTTATTTATAATTTACCACTTGACCACTCGACCCCTGGAATCCTTGACCCCTTTTTTGCAGGTGTCATCCATCAAAAATTGCATCGGCCAGAAAAATAAATGAAACCAGACGGAGGATTGCAGCCCACAGAGGTGGAGCTTGTCCTTTGTCAGTGGCCTGTTGCCCAAATCAAATTATTTGCCGGAACACTGTTTCATTCGTGCTTCCGCTCCGTGCGCTTCTGCTGTGCCAGAGTGGGTACCCAAACCGTACTCGATGTCGCACTCACGAAAAGTTCTTCCGGCAGTGATGTTTATGAAGAAATAGGTTCGGGCAACAGGCCGTCAGTGGCTGACCCCTCGTGTTCTACTAAACCCCCTTTACTAAAGGGGGTTTAGGGGGATTTGAGGTATTATATTTCCAGAAGGTCTCTGCCTACGATAATCTCTCCATTAAAATGGGCCTTAACTGGCTCCTTCCACATTTCATCCGTTAACGAAGGATCATCGGAAGGGACAAAATGGGTTAGCACAAGCGTCTTGACCCCCGCTTTCTTTGCCACTTCACCCACATCTTCGACGGTCGTATGACTGGCAACGATATGTTCTACCAACCTGTCAGCGTTAGGAATGCGGGCCATGAGTCTTGCCAGGGACTGTTTGTGTATCACTTCATGGATCAGGACATCCGCCCCCTGAGCCAGCTTTATCAAGCTATCAATAGGTGTTGTATCGCCGGAAAAAACGATTGACCTGCCGGGTGTATCAAAACGGTATGCAAAGGAAGGTACGACCGGTGGGTGGTTTACTATAGTTGCCGTGACCTTGATATTGTCATCCTGCATCACATGTCCGGCTTTGCTGAATTCATGGATATGGACCATAGGGGCAAGGGGCGACCTTCCCTCATCGGGGATCCTGATATTGATATCATAGGCATTCAATTCAAGAAATTGCTTTGTCATCCTTTCAATAGGTGGTGGGCCATATGTATCTATCCTGCCTTTGAAGCCGCTTGCCCAGGCATTATATATAAGGTTTCCATATTCTAAGTTATGGTCTGAGTGGTGATGGGTGATGAAGATATACCGGAGATTTCGAAGGGGTACGTCTGCAAATACTAACTGCCTGCTTACACCGCCTCCACAGTCAACCACATAAGGCACATTATTTATAATGATAACTAAAGCTGCCTGGTTGGCCTTTTTGTTAGGTCGAGGGCCTCCGCCTGTTCCGAGCATAATTACCCGTGTCCCTGTCTTTTTTTGCGGAGCCGAAGGAGTCTTTGCCTGGGCAAATAGTTTGTCTGGCAGGAGACTTCCAGCAGCAATTGCAAGTGAACTGCCAATGAATTGTCTTCTGGATATGCCTTTCTCTTCTTTTTTCATTGAACCCTCCCTTATTGTAAATTTATTTCTTTTTGCATTTCCCGATAGAGCCTTCTTTACATTCTGTCCCGTCAGTCCATATGGCGCCAGAAAGAAAAAACCCAATGGGGGCAGAACTTGAAATATCAGTTTCTTCCATTATCCCCTCCCCCTTTTTTCCATTCTCCTGCTATCTCAATAGGTTGTCAAGGGATTTTTGAGAGGGGGTAGGTTATGAGCGGAGAGCTTTAAGCTGAGAGTCTTTTTACCCATCACGCGTTAAGGCCTTTGTCGCCGAATCCTGACCCCAGTGGTCTACTCAGCCAATAAGTAGTGTAAAGTTCTCACTGTTCGAGTAACTTTTTGCGATACTGGACATAGGCATCGCGTATGGCAATGTATGGGTCGATGGCTGCCTTTTTGAGCGCTTCGTAGTCCCCGATGTGGAAGGAGAAGTAGTTGACCTTTTCGTGGGCCGTG
The sequence above is a segment of the Pseudomonadota bacterium genome. Coding sequences within it:
- a CDS encoding MBL fold metallo-hydrolase — its product is MKKEEKGISRRQFIGSSLAIAAGSLLPDKLFAQAKTPSAPQKKTGTRVIMLGTGGGPRPNKKANQAALVIIINNVPYVVDCGGGVSRQLVFADVPLRNLRYIFITHHHSDHNLEYGNLIYNAWASGFKGRIDTYGPPPIERMTKQFLELNAYDINIRIPDEGRSPLAPMVHIHEFSKAGHVMQDDNIKVTATIVNHPPVVPSFAYRFDTPGRSIVFSGDTTPIDSLIKLAQGADVLIHEVIHKQSLARLMARIPNADRLVEHIVASHTTVEDVGEVAKKAGVKTLVLTHFVPSDDPSLTDEMWKEPVKAHFNGEIIVGRDLLEI
- a CDS encoding helix-turn-helix transcriptional regulator, which encodes MAKIKDFSVVREKWLKDYKVKKEYEALRTEFQIAAEIIKARTKANMTQAELADKLGTKATAISRLESPNYGKVSISTLKKIAQTLDCDLKIEFMPKKISRAKG